aaATTGGCCCGTGCCGCAGCCACATAAGATGGTCCCAGACAACAAAAATTCTTACGTAATGTACTGATAACATCACAAAACTAAAGCAAAACAATgtttgaattataaaatatttagcaCTTTTAttcttaaacgaaaaaaaaaatgtagaggaGAAAACTACCTAATAGACGCAATGCCAATTTGCACAcacgattataaaaaaaattaatatttgctaATGAGTACAACACATTGTTGGTAgagttttttcgaaaataaaatcaaataaatgcaCTACGGTTAATAACAGATACTAATGCTGACTTTGGGTTTCACAATTTTTCTGTTAATTCTGGCACAGCTTTGAACAAATCTGCAACTAGTCCAATATCAGCTACTTGGAAGATAGGTGCCTCAGGATCTTTGTTTATTGCTACGATAGTCTTAGAATCTTTCATACCAGCCAAATGTTGTATGGCGCCAGAAATGCCGACTGCGATATACAACTCAGGagcaacaattttgcccgtTTGGCCGATTTGCAAGTCGTTGGGCACGTATCCAGCGTCAACAGCAGCCCGAGAAGCGCCAACAGCAGCGCCGAACTTGTCAGCCAGATCATACAGCAGCTTGAAGTTGTCACCAGACTTGAGTCCACGACCGCCAGACACAATTACTTTGGCACCAGTCAGCTCAGGACGGTCGGATTTTGTGAGTTCTTGCGAAACAAACTCACTCAATTGTGAGGCGTAATCACCAGACGGTGCTTGCTCGACAGCACCGCTGCCACCAGTGGCTGCAGCCGGCGCGAAATTGGTGCCTCTTATTGTGATCACTTTAACGGGATCCTTTGAACGCAGAGTGAGTATTGCATTACCAGCATAGATGGTACGTACAAAAGTATCCTCGCTCTTTATATCGATAATTTCCGAAATAGGTGAAACATCCAATTTTGAAGCTACGCGTGGAAGAACATTTTTGCCAAATGCCGTCGCACCAGCCAAAATATGTGTGAATTTGAATTGTGATTGGGCAGCTAACACCAATGGAGTGATGGACTCGGGAGTGAAGCCTTTAAAAGCAGCATTCTCTGCAACCAGTACTTTAGCTACACCTTCGACCTTGGAAACTGCCTCAGATGCCTATTCAAGTAATATGACAGTGCCATTTAGACGCGGATTATGCAAACATACGAGAGTCGAAACTACGTGTAACTAACATACCGGACCACACTTGGTGCCTGCTACCAGAACTGTGACGTCACCGCCGATCTTCTTTGCAGCTGAGATGGTGTTCAATGTGATGGGATTTAACGCCTCGTTGTTGTGCTCAGCAACTACTAAGGTGCTCTTGCAGCGGTGGAGCTAAAACAAGtgcaaattttcttatttttgtagaagagtgaaaatttcacattcaaatGTAAGCTTACCAAGCTGCTGCGCATCAAATTTCTTGCGTTAGAACTGAACATTTTCGTGTGCCAAAAGATAggtaaataaaagaatataaaatatgaactcTAGCTGCAAACTTCTGCAAAAAAGATACTTGATAAgggcttttttttaaatcgtaatCACTTTAATAAAGCACCCTCTCGGTGATCGCCACGAAAGTCCAAAAGTCAAACTAGAATTTCACAGCTGTTCGTGGTGAGTTGTTCAACAGGCTGTTGTGCCGCAAAAATTGAGATATTAATGAGGTTTTACTTAAAAGAACGTCTGAATCAAAATAAAGCTGCGTGGTAAAGTATCCCatatataaagaaatttaatatgTTTAGAATATGCATAATTACAAATCCATTTAATTGTTATCTCTGTGCTTGAAAAACGAAACGAAAACTGTTAGTTTTTGCTAATAAATAACTCATTGCCAGTTAagggtttttgaataatttttatcacATTTCGAAGTAGAGTGGCATTACTATTTGCTGGTTGACGTTTATGGGCATGTCGATAAATGCCAAAACTCACGTAAATATTTACTGGTTTgggtaaatttgattaaaaaattctatattttataattGCTGAGATATATTTTGTTATTCGTACATCAACAAACAAATAACCTTAAAATTATGGCACGTAATATACCAGAGAGGTGAGCACCGAAATTCCTTCCTCGCGAGAgaagtttaaaatttgatgcttatttaatttactaataTTTAATAGATGGCTAAACTATAAACCTATCGGAAAGCGGATAGAGGGAACACGTTTCATTGCATTTAAGGTTCCGCTGCGCGAGGTAAGCATTTTGAAGGGCAATTGTCTTGCTGGATTAGGAAGCAAAGATACATAAGACATTCTGAGTTTATAACGGGGCATGAAACAGTAGCTGTTTACTTGGGCGCGCTAACCGGCGAGTGCTCAGGGTGCGATGCGCGCTGCTGACGTAAACCACTTTTTTTTGTCCCTCAGCAATCAATTGTAAATTTTGCCGTGAAAACGCCATTCGTTTTCAGTAACTGtggatccctccatttgtgagtCAATAGCAGAATATGTAATCCAAATTGTATTGAAAAGCATCTTCAAAAACGAAGTGCGTAtggttcccacgacagtcggttcttcgtaatcggaacgacccggatttatattccgccaaggactgccacttcagcagcattctccatatatacatatgtatggggagtgtttatgctgctacaacaacaacaacgaaatgcGTATATTATtgttgcattattattattagttaagAATAGTTTTTGATTGATACACATTTCTCATCATCAACACCTGTTTATTAGCAGCAAAATAAGGGatttgtataacttttttgtggCACAATGTCAACACGTAAAATACGAGAGAAACTATTTAAACCATAAAACTGGTTTTCGCAATATATCGCTGGTTTCTCAGCAGATTGCCGCCCTCCTTCGACTGCTGACTTAAGAGGCCCATTTAATTTATGCATTCATACAAATACAAAGTaacgtgcaaaaaaaaaaggaaaaacgtgCCTACTTATACTTAGGTATTGCTTGatgttgtatatacatacacaacgGTCCGCTACGATTCAATTGGAATAAACCAAGAAGAACTCCTTTttcatattgaatttttgtaattatacaTAAAAGTGGCAACTGACATGCAAAACAAGGTTATTATTATATGCAGTGGGTCAGCGGACCACACGCCTAAAGACTGTTGACCACCTAGCCGTTTGGTGCCGAAACAAAGGTTCGAAGCGCCAGTTCATTTTaaaatcaaggaaaatatgaatattaaattaaattgttttgcttAATTAAATAACAGCAACTACTAAAGGTGGTAGCGTTGGCATTGGCGATGGTCATCTTAAACTGATATTACCTGTAAGGCTTTTCCTCTTGCCCCATTGTAATTTACTCAATTCCTTGTTTACACAACTTTCAGCTTGTAGCAGCATTCTTTGCTTCGGtttaaagttaaatttatattaattataccaCACAGAAATTCGCTTGCAGGCACTACATGTCACACCGCAAATACAAAGGTGCACGTTTATGCGTATGTCGAAGAGCTTTCTGCACTCTGGCGActcctttttattatttttcgttaattaagcaatttattttgttgGACATTTGGGGTGGTCTCTTTGCCGACAGACGGTGTCCTGGCctgatatttttcattttacgctTTGTAGTGACAgcgtaaatttatatgtaagtgaaaaataaagatcaCGGGATTTTTAGTTATGCCCTTGCGTAAAATCCACTTAGGAatttgcatttacatatacatataatatatattcctACCGTTCGTTTAAGGAGCAAAGCATCGTAgatcaaaaaatgttaaaattacaaggtttttatttaatgcaGTGTTTACCGCTAATTTGCttataatttttacttataATAGTGTATTAATGAAGGCGTGCATGAAGAGCAGCGACTCGATGCCAATATTTTAATGACGACAATACCTAATTTGGGTATGATTATCGATCTGACTAATACCACGAGGTATTATAATCCTCATGTAAGAAACacatttattttgaacaaagctAACAGAGGTTTCCTAAAtcatgtttttgtatattttgcagAGTTTAATAAAAAGGGGTTTAGAGTATAGTAAACTAATGATTCCTGGCCATCATACGCCGCCGCCCAATTTGGTTAACCAGTGAGTATTTGcttatgtatgcacacacacataagtatATAGTGTAGCTTTAGTAATAAACTAATTCTTCATATTTTCAGGTTCAAAAAACTGGTGatgacttttttaaaaaataacgcCCGCAATGGTGAGTAATCAGATTGAATaacgatttataaaatatttgttagtaAACTCCAAGTGTAAGATGCCCAGTATAGCTTTCTACTCCTGccaatctatgttcggcaaaaaatggtgaCTCAAGCCACAGGCTGTTCGATTGATGTACaacgtagtggttctgccaattttaacgtatggaagCCTAGTTTGGTGGTACCGATGCAGGTATcactgttttcactgacggccCCAAGATGGCATCGGGAGGCAGAGCAggagttttttttaatcagccaatttatctaaaACTGTTttccaggcagaagtctttgtgaTCCTACAGcagtgctgtccatcccataGATCAATTGATCAAacgtattcttactctccatcgttcagttgttagcaaaccagcaacgaataaacatcaagtttgtccgcgacgcttagtgtatgcaatacaatgccctgtgagaacttttttattctagaaaatgcctttggcgacttgcaatgccttttatgttacaagtcgttcaaaggaggctatagatgtaatatcaaaaggcatttcgattcctcccacaaaaatatacaaattttagacaaaaaagCTAGTCAGggattatatgaagaaaaaaagttagactttttggaaaaattcaaagggtgGTTGCCTATAGTAGAAAATGAGGAAGGTGTTAAGCAATCAACTATGAAAATAAAAGCTGAGCTATCTTCCATGATCAGTTTATATATTGCTAAACTAGGCCGACCTTTTATAAAtggtgtttttgttaaaaacatttgtctaaaaatttttcaaaaaatgaatctTGAGCTAGTTAAAAATATACCCATATCCCGCCAAACAGTAGCCCGACGGATTGATGAACTGGGAATACACATTCAATCTGCagtgaaggaaaaaattaatgattgccaatttttttctctGTGCTTGGACGAAACCACCGATATTAATGATTTATGTCAACTGGCGATATGTGTACGGACAGTTAACGTAAATCATGAAATAACTGAAACAATGTTTTCTCTTGAAACATTCTGTGGGAATGTTACAGGAAAGATCTTGTTCGACGTAGTaaacgaaaaagttttttcagttttcgatgcaaacaaatttgtagGAGTATGCACGGATGGGGCAAACGTTATGACCGGCAAGAATGAAGGGTTCATTGGccaattgaataaaaatggaaTTTCTGGGAGACATTTTCATTGCATTATTCATCAAGTTGCACtcgcttcaaaatttttgagcgGTCATTCTGTCATGAAACGTGCAGAACAGATTATCAATGAAATACTGGGAGGGCACCATTCCCTCACCCacagaaaatttgtaaattttttaaaaacaatttctgcTCGCATTATGACCTAAAAATGTATACAGGCATTCGTTGGCTAAGTCGTGGTGATTGTCTCAACAGGTTATTTGACTTGAGGGAAGAAGTTTTgcaatttcttgaaattaattGTAATGAAGACACCCTAGTTCGATCTTTAAAAgatgacaattttattttggatttaGCATTTTTGGCTGAGTCTCCTTTTTTTGAACAAACTCAGTTTAAAGCTTCAAGGAAAAGAAACAGGAATAAACGATGCTGTGAAAAATGTGCATCAATTCCAAACagaactatttttgcttttaagggAACTTCAATCTGGCGATTATGCCCATTTTCCGAAAACTTCGCTTATTATTACGAAACATGAGGGTGTTAAACCGAGTGATCATATTGCAATTCTCGAACAattgtttaacaattttgaaGACAGATTTcaggattttgtttcttttcaacCATTTCTTGACATCTTTGAAAACCCCTTCAAATGCGATATAAGTAAGTATGAATTTGCAAAGCGAAAACGTTCCACCACACGGAGATAATATTGAATTCTGGAAAAATTTAGAAGAATCATTATATCCAATATTGAAAAGAATATCTTATCAGTGCCTTTAACTTTTCCCCACAACATATTTTTGTGAGAAAGTTTTTTCGGACTTAAAGTTCATTGGCAGCAGCGCCACAGTTTAACATCAAGTCATTTATCGAATGTACTTTTATTAAGAAGCTGCCACGAAAGTATTCATATTAAAGATTTTATTAGAGATATAATATAGATTTACAAACCCAAATATATATCAGGAGTTACATAACGTTCCaaattttctactccaatccaatatttatttattttggtttaaatttcctactgggctgctcccattctctcgctctcacttatacactcacatttttGGACATTCTGGACAGCACTGTCCTACAGGCATATAACATTTCTTAGAGAACATGGGAGGAAGGATGAAggttctgacgacgccatggtgcagatctaaGCTCGTCAAcccctgtaaggaggagatcaactCTCTTggatgtgcaggtaacatttctcttatctgaGTTCCAGaacatagaaacatagagggaaattgcttatgagcttgccaggaaggtgttgttgttgttgtagcagcgcaAACATTCCCCGTACATATTAAATTCAGggaatgctgttgaagtgacagtccttggccgattataaatccgagtcatttcagttacgtagaaccgactgaattgatggttgttgttgttgtagcagcataaacattccccatatttacatacggggaatgctgctggagtgacagtccttggccggatataaatccgggtcgtttcggtaacgtagaaccgactgtcgtcgAAACGAATAAACCGACTGAATTGGTCTTAGAGATCACCTAGCCGGTCATCGGCACCCCGCTTACTAtttttaaaggggaattgcGCAACTTATTTTCCACGAAAGAAGAGATGGAGTTTCATATCCTTGGCACCAGTACAGTAGACGCAGGACTCTAAAAGCCCTGGGAACTCTACGTCATTTAATTTCTAAACTCTTAGCTGTGTTTACCATCCATTGGATGATCGGtacacacgcagaaaagctaggtttatcaTTTAATACCCTTGGCAGATGTGTTGGTGACCTTTCAGagcagactgttgagcactttctctgcaaatgtccgagtttggcagctagacgattaagatcactggaagcttctttcttcgacagcctggggcagtgctccaacctaaatctcataaattttctctatttcaatagctctggctggctgtagatatgtTTTCGATATCTCATTGTGGTATCagaacggcgctttagtgctatttggggagcgccagactggtacttcaaccattttacctacctatctAAACTCCAAGTTAATAAATTCACAATTAATTTAAAGAGCTTCGATATGAAATTAGCAAAAGCGATTCAACATAAATCAAGTTATATGTTTGATTTTGCGTGCAGCTACCAGcagttaataaaacaaaagacatTTGCTCGTTTTAGTTGCATGCGCATGGTAATTTCTCTGACCCTAATTTAAAGTTTCCTACCAACTGCCATATCCCATGGTTTTATCTCTTAGTGTTTATCAACGCGTGCATCTAATACGTACCGACAGTAAAACTAAGAGTCATGTATTTTCGGCCTACTTTGCGCATGACTCATGTCAATTACGAGGCCGTTGCAAGTGCACCCACTTTGGTTTGATACAAGTTGTAGGTATTCTTATGAATAGCCGCATAAGCAGCCGTTTGACATCTTAGTGGCATTTCATGTTATCATCCCACGCGATTAGGGCTACCTAAGACCAATTAAACCAGACTTCTACTACGTGCAACAAGGCTCGGGCAATTAGTTT
The sequence above is drawn from the Anastrepha obliqua isolate idAnaObli1 chromosome 4, idAnaObli1_1.0, whole genome shotgun sequence genome and encodes:
- the LOC129245815 gene encoding electron transfer flavoprotein subunit alpha, mitochondrial, translated to MFSSNARNLMRSSLLHRCKSTLVVAEHNNEALNPITLNTISAAKKIGGDVTVLVAGTKCGPASEAVSKVEGVAKVLVAENAAFKGFTPESITPLVLAAQSQFKFTHILAGATAFGKNVLPRVASKLDVSPISEIIDIKSEDTFVRTIYAGNAILTLRSKDPVKVITIRGTNFAPAAATGGSGAVEQAPSGDYASQLSEFVSQELTKSDRPELTGAKVIVSGGRGLKSGDNFKLLYDLADKFGAAVGASRAAVDAGYVPNDLQIGQTGKIVAPELYIAVGISGAIQHLAGMKDSKTIVAINKDPEAPIFQVADIGLVADLFKAVPELTEKL